The Methanobacterium lacus genome includes a region encoding these proteins:
- a CDS encoding SANT/Myb-like DNA-binding domain-containing protein, with amino-acid sequence MKKNDSRLGYRWTLEEDIKMCELRQEGYNFKEIGVMLNRSEKSCATRYSNRGFTLNPMKVLLNLAIIVISIISGYTLEPSILS; translated from the coding sequence ATGAAAAAAAATGACAGCCGTTTAGGATATAGATGGACACTTGAAGAAGATATTAAAATGTGTGAGTTACGTCAGGAAGGATACAACTTTAAGGAAATTGGAGTAATGTTAAACAGAAGTGAAAAATCCTGTGCAACACGTTACAGTAATCGTGGTTTCACATTGAATCCTATGAAAGTGCTTTTAAACCTGGCCATCATAGTAATATCAATCATAAGTGGTTACACCCTGGAACCATCCATATTAAGCTAA